The following are from one region of the Paenibacillus sp. JZ16 genome:
- the aroH gene encoding chorismate mutase — protein MMNRGIRGATTVTRNDEQEIVQETLRLLEEMVRRNELQPEYISNIWITMTQDLDATFPAKAIRQLEGWDLVPLMCSVEIPVQGSLPRCIRFMIQVNTDKSQSEIKHVYLNEAKRLRPDLSGSNA, from the coding sequence ATGATGAATCGGGGAATCCGGGGGGCGACAACCGTCACCCGCAACGATGAGCAGGAGATTGTACAGGAAACGCTGAGGCTCCTTGAAGAGATGGTGAGACGCAACGAGCTTCAGCCGGAGTATATCAGCAATATATGGATTACGATGACACAGGATCTGGACGCGACGTTTCCGGCCAAAGCGATACGCCAGCTGGAAGGCTGGGATCTGGTCCCATTGATGTGTTCGGTTGAAATACCGGTTCAAGGCAGTCTGCCGCGCTGCATCCGGTTTATGATTCAGGTCAATACGGATAAAAGCCAGAGCGAGATTAAGCATGTGTATTTGAATGAAGCCAAGCGGCTGCGACCGGATTTATCAGGCTCCAACGCCTGA
- the aroB gene encoding 3-dehydroquinate synthase, whose amino-acid sequence MRTLQVELGERSYPIYIGAGILDTIGELSAKHGITRKSPHLIVTDDKVAPHYLSQVEEQLKSEGYTVISHIVPSGESSKSLQVYEEVMTTAINGKLDRSSAVFALGGGVVGDLAGFVAATYMRGVTFVQIPTTILAHDSSVGGKVAVNHPLAKNMIGAFHQPVMVVYDVNTLMSLPPREVSSGLAEMVKHGLILDRDFAYWCRENGQKLLSLDPDTLIYGLERGCAIKANVVSQDEREGGLRAILNLGHTIGHAIEAVGGYGRFLHGEAIAIGMAGSARLAEKLGRPADLHNETVSMLQAVNLPVTLPGDVSVERIMDAMQHDKKFAEGNMVFIVPESIGSVSIVKDVPVEAVRSVVEQLKGEG is encoded by the coding sequence ATGAGAACACTTCAGGTAGAGCTGGGAGAGCGTTCCTATCCGATTTATATCGGAGCTGGCATTTTGGATACCATCGGTGAGCTGAGCGCGAAGCATGGAATTACACGCAAGAGCCCGCATTTGATTGTAACGGATGATAAAGTAGCGCCTCATTATTTGTCTCAAGTGGAGGAGCAGTTAAAATCGGAAGGATACACGGTTATTTCCCATATTGTCCCTTCCGGTGAATCCTCCAAATCGCTTCAGGTCTATGAAGAGGTAATGACTACAGCAATCAACGGCAAGCTGGATCGCAGCTCGGCAGTATTTGCGCTGGGTGGAGGCGTTGTTGGTGATTTGGCCGGATTCGTCGCGGCAACGTATATGCGCGGCGTGACGTTTGTTCAGATCCCGACCACCATCCTGGCCCATGACAGCAGCGTTGGCGGCAAAGTGGCGGTCAACCATCCGTTAGCCAAAAATATGATCGGCGCGTTCCATCAACCCGTTATGGTGGTTTACGATGTGAACACGCTGATGTCATTGCCTCCGCGCGAGGTGTCTTCTGGTCTTGCAGAGATGGTGAAGCATGGTTTGATCCTGGACCGTGATTTTGCCTATTGGTGCCGGGAGAATGGGCAAAAGCTGCTGAGCCTGGATCCTGATACGTTGATATATGGCCTGGAGCGCGGCTGCGCGATCAAGGCGAACGTCGTATCCCAGGATGAGCGGGAAGGCGGTTTGCGTGCCATCCTTAATCTCGGGCATACCATCGGTCATGCCATTGAAGCCGTTGGCGGCTACGGACGCTTCTTGCACGGCGAGGCGATTGCCATCGGCATGGCAGGCTCGGCCCGCCTTGCCGAAAAGCTTGGCAGACCGGCGGATCTGCACAATGAGACGGTGAGCATGCTCCAGGCGGTGAATCTGCCGGTAACCTTGCCGGGTGACGTCTCGGTTGAGCGAATTATGGACGCTATGCAGCATGATAAAAAGTTTGCCGAGGGAAATATGGTATTTATCGTACCGGAATCCATCGGCTCCGTCAGCATCGTTAAGGATGTACCGGTAGAAGCTGTTCGATCCGTGGTTGAACAGTTGAAGGGAGAGGGATAG
- the aroC gene encoding chorismate synthase: MSLRFLTAGETHGPQLTTIIEGLPSNLELDFEALNFQLHRRQKGYGRGRRMQIEKDTAQILGGVRHGYTTGAPIALVVQNNDWKHWQNIMNVEPIEGNDEVKRRVHRPRPGHADLNGGLKYNLKDLRNVLERSSARETTVRVAVGAIARQFLAQFGVKVAGQVIRIGEIEAPPHNLSIDELIERTEASSVRVVDEETEKKMEAYIDQIKKEGDSIGGIVECIIEGVPVGLGSHVQYDRKLDGRIAQGVMSINAFKGVEVGIGFEAGQLPGSQVHDEIMYSEERGYHRATNRLGGFEGGMTNGMPIVVRGVMKPIPTLYKPLQSVDIDTKEAFTAQVERSDACAVPAASVVMEHVVTWEVAKAFLEKFGGDSMEEIHANYQNYLKQLENY, from the coding sequence ATGAGCTTACGCTTTTTAACTGCCGGGGAAACGCACGGTCCTCAGCTGACAACTATAATCGAAGGACTTCCAAGTAATTTGGAGCTTGATTTCGAAGCATTGAACTTTCAGCTTCATCGGAGACAGAAGGGATATGGCCGGGGACGCCGCATGCAGATCGAGAAGGATACCGCGCAAATCCTAGGAGGTGTGCGTCACGGCTATACAACCGGTGCGCCCATCGCGTTGGTCGTGCAGAATAATGACTGGAAGCATTGGCAGAACATTATGAACGTGGAGCCGATTGAGGGCAACGACGAGGTGAAAAGACGGGTACACCGTCCAAGACCGGGACATGCCGACTTAAACGGCGGTTTGAAATACAATTTGAAGGATCTGCGTAACGTGCTGGAACGCTCCAGTGCCCGTGAAACCACAGTTCGCGTAGCGGTAGGTGCTATCGCGAGACAATTCCTGGCACAATTCGGCGTTAAAGTGGCAGGCCAGGTCATCCGGATTGGCGAGATCGAAGCTCCCCCGCACAATCTTTCGATCGATGAGCTGATCGAGCGTACGGAAGCCTCCTCGGTTCGCGTGGTGGACGAAGAGACCGAGAAGAAAATGGAAGCCTACATAGACCAGATCAAAAAAGAAGGCGACTCCATCGGCGGCATCGTGGAATGCATCATCGAAGGCGTGCCGGTCGGATTGGGCAGCCATGTCCAATATGACCGCAAGCTGGATGGCCGCATCGCACAGGGCGTGATGTCGATTAATGCCTTTAAGGGCGTTGAGGTCGGAATCGGATTTGAAGCGGGCCAATTGCCCGGTTCCCAGGTACATGACGAGATTATGTACAGCGAAGAGCGCGGATACCACCGTGCAACCAATCGCCTGGGCGGATTTGAAGGCGGGATGACCAACGGCATGCCGATCGTCGTTCGAGGCGTCATGAAGCCGATTCCGACGCTGTACAAGCCGCTCCAAAGCGTGGATATCGATACAAAGGAAGCTTTCACGGCTCAGGTTGAACGCTCGGATGCCTGTGCGGTTCCGGCCGCCAGCGTTGTCATGGAGCATGTTGTGACATGGGAAGTAGCGAAGGCTTTCCTTGAGAAGTTTGGCGGTGATTCGATGGAAGAAATTCATGCGAATTACCAGAACTACCTGAAGCAGCTGGAGAACTACTAA
- the trpE gene encoding anthranilate synthase component I → MANPSMEQVVAMAGEYNLIPVAIRLLADMETPIRIFQRYAERKRAFLLESVEGGVQWARYSFIGTDPFLMITGKKGKIEIERNGERSLLKGKPVEELKALLRTYRSPQLKEMPPFTGGAIGFFGYDLLQYYEKLPAHAMDDLGMDDIRFMFCDQVIVFDHVKQQIMLVGNVHVKPGDSDETIRQSYRDVCRTLEAAAEQLQEQGPRENVNSKGIPADVDMGDIKSNMTKEKYLSNVEQAKEYIRAGDIFQVVLSQRFHIETEVSPLHVYRVLRTLNPSPYMYYLKMDDDIIVGTSPEALVKVDGRRLETRPIAGTRPRGSDEAEDQALAEDLLQDEKERAEHLMLVDLGRNDLGRVSEFGTVKCDTFMEIEKYSHVMHMVSSVSGQLREDKDFFDAFLSCLPAGTVSGAPKLRAMEIIAELEREARGAYAGAIGYLGFGGNMDSCITIRTIIFRQGKAYVQAGAGIVWDSVPEKEYEETINKAKGMLKAIRVAEAMFPSSTGANDLINQDYLYQYTP, encoded by the coding sequence ATGGCGAATCCATCAATGGAGCAAGTGGTGGCTATGGCAGGTGAATATAACCTGATTCCGGTAGCGATCAGACTGTTAGCCGACATGGAAACCCCGATTCGCATTTTTCAACGATATGCGGAACGGAAGCGGGCATTTTTACTTGAAAGCGTTGAGGGCGGAGTACAGTGGGCACGGTATTCGTTTATTGGAACAGACCCCTTCTTAATGATTACGGGTAAAAAAGGAAAGATCGAAATTGAAAGGAACGGAGAGCGTTCCCTGCTGAAAGGAAAGCCTGTCGAGGAGTTAAAGGCGCTGCTGCGAACGTACCGCAGCCCGCAGCTGAAGGAGATGCCACCTTTTACCGGAGGGGCTATCGGATTTTTTGGATATGACCTGCTCCAATATTATGAGAAGCTTCCGGCACATGCGATGGACGATCTCGGAATGGATGATATCCGGTTCATGTTTTGCGATCAAGTCATTGTCTTCGACCATGTGAAGCAGCAGATCATGCTGGTTGGCAACGTACATGTGAAGCCGGGGGATTCGGACGAAACCATCCGGCAAAGCTATCGGGATGTATGCCGTACCTTGGAAGCCGCAGCCGAGCAGCTGCAAGAACAGGGACCGCGGGAGAACGTGAACTCCAAAGGCATTCCGGCGGATGTTGATATGGGCGACATTAAATCCAATATGACAAAAGAGAAGTACCTCTCCAATGTGGAGCAAGCAAAGGAATACATTCGTGCTGGTGATATTTTTCAGGTGGTATTGTCCCAGCGCTTCCATATTGAGACCGAAGTATCGCCGCTTCACGTATACCGGGTGCTGAGAACGCTAAATCCTTCACCGTATATGTACTACCTCAAGATGGACGACGACATTATCGTAGGAACCTCCCCGGAAGCCCTGGTGAAGGTGGATGGAAGAAGATTGGAAACAAGACCGATTGCAGGTACCAGACCTAGAGGCAGCGATGAGGCCGAAGATCAGGCGCTAGCCGAAGATCTGCTGCAGGACGAGAAGGAACGAGCCGAGCATTTGATGCTGGTGGACCTGGGCCGCAATGATCTGGGCCGCGTGTCAGAGTTCGGCACAGTGAAGTGCGACACGTTCATGGAAATTGAAAAGTATTCCCACGTGATGCATATGGTATCCAGCGTTTCCGGTCAGCTGAGAGAGGATAAGGATTTCTTCGATGCTTTTCTGTCCTGCTTGCCGGCAGGAACGGTATCCGGTGCTCCGAAGCTAAGGGCCATGGAAATTATTGCGGAGCTGGAACGGGAAGCAAGAGGCGCGTATGCGGGCGCCATCGGTTATCTCGGCTTCGGCGGCAATATGGATTCCTGCATCACGATCCGTACGATCATTTTTCGTCAGGGCAAAGCTTATGTCCAGGCGGGGGCCGGCATCGTATGGGATTCGGTACCGGAGAAGGAATATGAAGAAACCATCAACAAAGCCAAAGGGATGCTGAAGGCGATCCGCGTCGCGGAAGCGATGTTTCCGTCCAGCACGGGGGCTAACGATTTAATTAATCAGGATTACCTGTACCAATACACACCTTAA
- a CDS encoding CheR family methyltransferase: MTEHEPVLDDPDYIGFVRSIERSTGINLADYKEAQMKRRLTTLRLKKGFETFSAFYDAMMKDKPLFHEFLDRMTINVSEFWRNPNRWEVLRDKILPEISQQNPGVLKIWSAACSTGEEPYTLAMILSEQKMLSRARIAATDIDDGALHKAKEGLYVERSLKDVPPDVAARYFKEEGSVYRFSEHLKKEVTFHKQNLLTDRFETGYDLIVCRNVMIYFTEGAKHKLYQKFASSLKPGGFLFVGSTEQIFNPGQYGLESNETFFYRKIQ, translated from the coding sequence ATGACGGAACATGAACCTGTGCTGGATGATCCGGATTATATCGGCTTTGTTCGCAGCATCGAACGAAGCACGGGGATCAATCTCGCAGATTATAAAGAGGCGCAGATGAAGCGAAGGCTGACAACGCTGCGTTTGAAGAAGGGCTTTGAAACCTTTTCGGCCTTCTACGACGCAATGATGAAGGACAAGCCATTATTTCATGAGTTTTTAGACCGGATGACAATTAACGTCTCGGAGTTTTGGCGCAATCCCAACCGGTGGGAGGTTCTCCGTGACAAAATATTGCCGGAGATATCCCAGCAGAATCCCGGGGTATTGAAAATATGGAGCGCCGCCTGCTCCACGGGTGAGGAGCCTTACACGCTTGCTATGATACTGTCCGAACAGAAGATGCTGAGCCGTGCGCGCATCGCGGCGACAGATATTGATGACGGCGCATTACATAAAGCGAAGGAGGGCCTATATGTCGAGAGGTCATTGAAGGATGTGCCTCCGGATGTAGCCGCCCGCTATTTTAAGGAAGAAGGTTCGGTGTATCGCTTCAGTGAGCATTTGAAGAAGGAAGTAACCTTTCATAAGCAGAATCTGCTGACGGACCGCTTCGAGACGGGATATGATCTGATTGTTTGCCGAAACGTGATGATTTATTTCACGGAAGGCGCCAAGCACAAGCTGTACCAGAAGTTTGCCTCAAGCCTAAAGCCAGGCGGATTCTTGTTTGTGGGCAGCACGGAACAGATCTTTAATCCGGGACAATATGGCCTGGAGAGCAACGAGACCTTTTTCTACCGTAAAATTCAATAG